A genomic region of Papaver somniferum cultivar HN1 chromosome 7, ASM357369v1, whole genome shotgun sequence contains the following coding sequences:
- the LOC113292591 gene encoding beta-fructofuranosidase, insoluble isoenzyme CWINV1-like encodes MNDPNGPMIYNGIYHLFYQWSTSGSVWGDIVWAHATSTDLVNWIHHKHAIVPSEAFDIEGVWSGSVTFVQGKPIIQYTGIIKSNQWNYQVQDMAVPKDLSDPYLIEWVKPVEHNPVIAHIEGINASAFRDPTTAWQGPDGVWRVTIGSKVENDGVAFLFRSDDFINWTKAEQPLHSAKDTGMWECPDFFPVAVDGIEGVDTSVIGPSVKHVFKVSLDDTKHDYYTIGTYDHEKDKYTPDEGSVDKDSGLKFDYGKFYASKTFFDNEKNRRVLWGWVTESSSVENDVKKGWAGLQAVPRTLWLAENGKQEKQWPVEELKQLRTKRVSLPSQVLAGGSVTEVPGLTASQADVDVIFELPKLEDVGIMDPSWVDNPQLLCSSMPASVKGKSGPFGLLALASKNFEEQTAIFFRVFNHQNKYVVFMCNDQSRSSLEESNDKTTYGAFIDFDPEHDKLYLRSLIDRSIVESFGAEGKVVITARVYPKLAIDNEAQLFVFNNGTENVKMSNLEAWSMKKAEIMYLEELKTSDS; translated from the exons ATGAATG ATCCTAATG GGCCTATGATTTACAATGGAATATACCATCTATTCTACCAATGGAGCACTTCTGGTTCAGTTTGGGGTGATATTGTGTGGGCTCATGCCACATCCACCGATCTGGTAAACTGGATTCACCATAAACACGCGATTGTCCCATCCGAAGCATTTGATATCGAAGGAGTTTGGTCAGGTTCAGTAACATTCGTACAAGGAAAGCCGATTATTCAATACACGGGTATTATCAAGTCGAATCAATGGAACTACCAAGTTCAGGATATGGCAGTGCCTAAGGACTTATCCGATCCTTACCTTATAGAATGGGTTAAACCAGTTGAACACAACCCTGTAATTGCACACATTGAAGGTATCAATGCTAGTGCATTTAGGGATCCAACTACTGCTTGGCAAGGTCCTGATGGAGTCTGGAGAGTGACAATAGGAAGCAAAGTGGAAAACGATGGAGTAGCGTTTTTATTTCGAAGCGATGATTTTATTAATTGGACGAAAGCAGAACAACCACTTCATTCAGCTAAGGATACGGGAATGTGGGAATGCCCAGATTTCTTTCCGGTAGCTGTTGATGGAATAGAGGGTGTAGATACTTCAGTTATTGGTCCTAGTGTCAAACATGTGTTCAAGGTGAGCTTGGATGATACCAAACATGATTACTATACAATTGGGACTTACGACCATGAAAAGGATAAGTATACTCCTGATGAGGGATCCGTGGATAAGGATTCCGGTTTGAAGTTTGATTACGGGAAGTTTTACGCTTCGAAAACATTCTTTGACAATGAAAAGAACAGGAGAGTATTGTGGGGTTGGGTAACTGAATCTAGTAGTGTAGAAAATGATGTGAAGAAAGGTTGGGCCGGACTACAG GCAGTTCCTCGAACATTATGGCTAGCAGAAAATGGCAAACAAGAGAAGCAATGGCCCGTTGAAGAGCTAAAACAGCTCCGCACCAAGCGGGTTTCTTTACCTAGCCAAGTTCTTGCAGGGGGTTCCGTAACCGAAGTTCCTGGTCTAACAGCTTCGCAGGCAGATGTGGATGTAATATTTGAACTTCCAAAGTTGGAAGATGTTGGTATTATGGACCCTAGTTGGGTCGATAACCCACAACTACTTTGTAGTTCAATGCCAGCATCAGTGAAAGGGAAGTCTGGGCCGTTTGGTTTGTTGGCCTTGGCTTCTAAGAACTTTGAAGAACAGACAGCCATTTTCTTCAGAGTATTCAATCATCAAAACAAATATGTTGTGTTCATGTGCAATGACCAGAGCCG GTCATCTTTGGAAGAAAGCAACGACAAAACCACTTATGGAGCTTTTATTGATTTTGACCCTGAACATGATAAGCTATATCTAAGGAGCTTG ATTGACCGCTCAATAGTGGAGAGCTTTGGCGCCGAAGGAAAAGTTGTTATAACTGCTAGAGTGTATCCAAAATTGGCTATTGATAACGAAGCTCAGCTTTTTGTATTCAACAATGGAACTGAAAATGTGAAGATGTCAAATCTCGAGGCATGGAGTATGAAGAAAGCTGAAATCATGTATCTGGAAGAATTGAAAACTTCTGATAGCTAA
- the LOC113294092 gene encoding beta-fructofuranosidase, insoluble isoenzyme CWINV1-like: protein MALNNTVNHHGVEASQPFPGNLTQNDQPYRTGYHFQPSNNWMNDPNGPMIYNGIYHLFYQWRTLTGLVWSKKVWAHATSTDLVNWIHHKHAIVSSEPFDIESVWSGSTTFVQGKPIIQYTGIIKTVPWKYQVQNMAVPKDLSDPFLIEWIKPVEHNPVIKPDDGINSNAFRDPTTGWQGPDGIWRITIGSKVGNDFIHWIKAEQPLHSVKQTGMWECPDFFPVAIEGNEGVDTSVLGPSVEHVFKVSLEDTSHDYYTIGSYNPETDIYTPDEGSIDNDSGLRFDYGKFYASKTFFDNEKNRRLFRGWVNESSSVTDDVKKGWSGLQALPRTLWLLENGKQLKQWPVEEIKQLRTGRVSLPSKVLAGKSVMEVPGVTASQADVDVIFELPKLEDCDIMDLNWVAKPQLLCSSIPASVRGKSGPFGLLALASKNFEGQTAIFFRVFNHQNKYVVFMCSDQSRSSLEESNDKTTYGAFIDIVPDQDKLCLRSLIDHSIVESFGVEGKAVITARVYPKLATDNEARLYVFNNGTENVKMSSLEAWSMKKAEIKYLENLKISDARLFFKMDKMGVMGKMGLSNEWDFGVVSGQLVNFIKSSVFFDVNVPPRFCGILSRILKVPHMQADEKHKGCFTNLMDKVQNRLSIHKGKTMSQHRKVTNAEVNDFKLIKRYSYLVGAYEFWFDIATSFSFALYVCPILMAKYNGNCVHEMISKYGCQPDVLNSETVACMSPNGGFTNIAWVLFGKISEREAWCLYGGGADLIFQLKIAKMSDKLIVDESLLVKTNFSRWIYDRGKVL, encoded by the exons ATGGCCTTGAATAATACTGTTAATCATCATGGAGTTGAAGCTTCTCAACCTTTTCCTGGGAACCTTACTCAAAATGATCAACCATATAGAACTGGTTATCATTTCCAACCTTCAAACAATTGGATGAATG ATCCTAATG GGCCTATGATTTACAATGGAATATACCATCTGTTCTATCAATGGAGAACTCTTACTGGTTTAGTTTGGAGTAAAAAAGTATGGGCTCATGCAACATCCACTGATCTCGTAAACTGGATTCACCATAAACATGCGATTGTGTCGTCTGAACCATTTGATATCGAAAGTGTTTGGTCAGGTTCAACAACATTTGTACAAGGAAAGCCGATTATACAGTACACAGGAATCATTAAAACTGTTCCATGGAAATACCAAGTTCAGAATATGGCAGTGCCTAAGGACTTATCTGATCCTTTCCTTATCGAATGGATCAAACCAGTTGAACATAATCCTGTTATTAAGCCCGATGACGGTATAAATTCTAATGCATTTAGGGATCCTACTACTGGTTGGCAAGGTCCTGATGGAATCTGGAGAATTACAATAGGAAGCAAAGTAGGCAATGATTTTATTCATTGGATTAAAGCTGAACAACCTCTTCACTCGGTGAAGCAAACTGGAATGTGGGAATGCCCGGATTTCTTTCCAGTAGCAATTGAAGGTAATGAGGGTGTGGATACTTCAGTTCTTGGTCCTAGTGTTGAACATGTGTTCAAGGTGAGCTTGGAGGATACCAGTCATGATTACTATACTATTGGGTCTTATAACCCTGAAACAGATATATATACTCCTGATGAAGGATCCATCGATAATGATTCTGGTTTGAGGTTTGATTACGGGAAGTTTTACGCTTCAAAAACATTCTTCGATAATGAAAAGAACAGGAGACTATTTCGGGGTTGGGTAAATGAATCTAGTAGTGTAACAGATGATGTGAAGAAAGGTTGGTCCGGACTACAG GCGCTTCCCCGAACTCTATGGCTCTTGGAAAATGGAAAGCAATTGAAGCAATGGCCTGTTGAAGAGATAAAACAACTTCGCACAGGACGAGTTTCTTTACCTAGCAAAGTTCTTGCAGGGAAGTCAGTAATGGAAGTTCCTGGTGTCACAGCTTCACAGGCAGATGTAGATGTAATATTTGAACTTCCAAAGTTAGAAGATTGTGATATCATGGACCTTAATTGGGTCGCTAAACCGCAACTACTTTGTAGTTCAATACCAGCATCAGTACGTGGGAAATCAGGGCCATTTGGTTTGTTGGCTTTGGCTTCTAAGAACTTTGAAGGACAGACAGCCATTTTCTTCAGAGTATTCAATCATCAAAACAAATATGTTGTGTTCATGTGCAGTGATCAGAGCCG GTCTTCTTTGGAAGAAAGCAACGACAAAACAACTTATGGAGCTTTTATTGATATTGTCCCTGATCAAGATAAGCTATGTCTAAGGAGCTTG ATTGATCACTCAATCGTGGAGAGTTTTGGGGTCGAAGGAAAAGCTGTTATAACAGCTAGAGTATATCCAAAATTGGCTACTGATAATGAAGCTCGGCTTTATGTATTCAATAATGGTACTGAAAATGTGAAGATGTCTAGTCTCGAGGCATGGAGTATGAAGAAAGCTGAAATCAAATATCTTGAAAACCTGAAAATTTCTGATG CAAGATTATTTTTCAAGATGGACAAAATGGGTGTTATGGGTAAAATGGGCTTAAGCAATGAATGG GATTTTGGTGTTGTTTCTGGCCAATTGGTGAATTTCATAAAATCAAGTGTTTTCTTCGATGTTAATGTCCCACCAAGGTTTTGCGGAATCTTGTCTAGAATATTAAAGGTGCCTCATATGCAAGCAGATGAAAAACATAAAGGATGTTTTACTAATCTTATGGATAAGGTGCAAAACAGATTATCCATACACAAGGGTAAAACAATGTCACAAC ATAGAAAGGTTACAAATGCTGAGGTAAATGATTTCAAACTCATTAAGAGGTATTCCTATTTAGTTGGTGCATATGAATTCTGGTTTGATATAGCTACTTCCTTCTCGTTTGCACTATATGTATGTCCAATATTGATGGCCAAATACAATGGCAATTGTGTTCATGAGATGATTAGCAAATATGGATGTCAACCAGATGTGTTGAATAGTGAAACAGTTGCTTGTATGTCACCTAATGGTGGTTTTACTAATATTGCTTGGGTGTTATTTGGTaaaatttctgagagagaagcTTGGTGTCTGTATGGTGGTGGAGCTGATTTAATCTTTCAACTTAAAATTGCTAAAATGAGTGACAAGTTGATCGTTGATGAAAGTCTGCTtgttaaaaccaatttttctcgtTGGATATACGATCGTGGCAAAGTGTTGTAA